From Camelus dromedarius isolate mCamDro1 chromosome X, mCamDro1.pat, whole genome shotgun sequence, one genomic window encodes:
- the LOC105085535 gene encoding cytochrome c oxidase subunit 7A-related protein, mitochondrial-like gives MLLITKPSATTAAPDGADVYCKFSGFTQKLPGAWASDAYSPQGLTPVVSKEAPPSILATPTELSSNSTAYDYAGKTKFQRHKSFFQKPDGVPIHLKRGLPDQMLHRTTMALMVGGPIYCLISLYMAQKQKS, from the exons ATGTTGCTCATCACCAAGCCATCAGCCACCACAGCTGCCCCTGATG GGGCCGACGTGTATTGCAAGTTTAGTGGTTTCACTCAGAAATTACCAGGAGCATGGGCTTCCGATGCTTATAGCCCTCAGGGATTAACGCCTGTGGTTTCCAAAGAAGCACCGCCTAGCATACTTGCCACACCAACTGAACTGAGTTCCAATTCGACTGCATATGATTATGCTGGAAAAACAAAGTTCCAGAGACACAAAAGTTTTTTCCAGAAACCCGACGGTGTGCCCATCCACCTGAAACGAGGCCTGCCTGACCAAATGCTTCACAGGACCACCATGGCGCTGATGGTGGGAGGGCCCATCTACTGCCTGATCTCCCTCTACATGGCCCAGAAACAAAAGAGTTAG